The Neptunomonas concharum genomic interval CTGTACCGTAGAGATAACCAAAATAGGCGATAGCGTATTGGGCAAAATATGCCGAAACATAATGCGCAAGCGCCCAAAGCCCATGACGCGCGCTGCATCAACATACTCTTTCTTCTTCTCGGCCAACACCGAAGCACGAATCGTACGGGCATACTGTGGCCACTCCGCAATACCAATCACCAGTATCAGCATGATCATCGCCAACTCTTGGTACAGCTCTGTTCCAAAGGTTGCCTGGAACACCGCCAGTACAATGATCGCTACCATCATCGTCGAGAAAGACAGCTGAATATCTGCAATACGCATCAATAAACTATCGACCCGGCCACCCACATAACCCGCCGTTAGCCCGATCACGATACCCAAAAACGCTTGCAATAAAACCGCACAGATACCAATCGTGATAGACACTCGCGTGCCATAAAGAATGGTCGACAGCATGTCACGCCCTTGAGCGTCGGTGCCTAATAAAAATCGTTCATCCCCTTCATCATCCCAACTCGGTGGGATTTCAGAATCCAGGATATCAATCTGAGAAGGATCATAAGGGTCAAACGGCGCAATAAAAGAGGCACTTAACGCCATCACCACATAGAGAACAAAGATAGCAAAACTGATTTGCGCTACCCGATCAATCCGAAAGCTATGCCAGAAATGAGACTCTTTAAAGCGCTGCCATGTTGATGGAGGTGCATCCATTTTCATTGTTGAGTCAGTCATTATTTTTTACCTGCCAGCTTAACGGTTGGATTCACAAGACCATAAATCAAGTCCACCAGCGTATTCGTCACCACAAAGATCGCACCAACCACAATCAAATAAGCCACAATCAACGGCGTATCAACTCGGTTTACCGCTTCTAAAAACAGGAAGCCCATACCCGGCCATTGGAAAACGGTTTCGGTTAAAATGGTGTAAGCCACCATCGTACCAATCTGTACCCCACCCACCGTAATAACCGGTAACATGGTATTTTTTAGCGCATGTAGGAAATAGATTCGTCTTGGCGAAATACCCTTTGCCCACGCAAACTTCACATACTCAGACTGCAACACCTCCATCATCTCGGCACGAATCAAGCGGATGAAAAGCGGCAACATAATAGACGCCAAGGTAAAACTAGGTAGCACCAAGTGCATCAAACCATCGGCTGTAAAAAAGCCACTTTCCCAGAAACCCAAAATCGTTGTGGTCTCCCCTCGACCATAGGAAGGCATCCATCCCAACTCAATCGCAAATAAATAGATCAAGCCGATAGCCGTCAGGAATACCGGAACCGAAATCCCGACGATACTTAATCCCATCACCACCTTAGAGAACAGACCGTTAGGCTTGATCGCAGAATAAACACCCACAGGAACAGAAAAGCACACAATAATTAACGTTGCGCCAATTACCAGTTCCATCGTTGCAGGGAATTTCTTTAAAATGACTTCAAGCGCAGGCTCCTTAAAGAAATAGGAGTTTCCTAAATCCCCTTGGATCGCCTTAGACGCAAAACGAGCATATTGAACCAAGAAGGGGTCATTTAAACCCATCTCATCGCGAAGCGCCTGTCGCTCCTCTTCGGATACTGCTTGTCCTACCAACTCTCGTAACGGATCACCTAAGTTATCCTGAATAGAGAAACTGATAAGACTGATGACGAACATCACGACAACGGCCTGAAAAAACCGTTTGATAAAAAAAGCAATCATGATAATCAGCCTTAGGCATTGGGATAATGGATATAAAGCATCAGGTTTTGGCAGGCCAACATCGAATCAACCTTTCACTACCCATATAATTCTTATTGTAAGTAGTGACACCTAGAAAAACATAAAACATTCAGGCGGCCAGTTGGCCACCTGAATTTACAGCAACTTACTCTTTGATCACCAGATCACCGAGGTAAGGGAAGTTCATCCCGTTAACGATAGGTGCAATATCAACACCTTTACGCGCACCCCAGCTCAGGTTCTGCCAGTGCAAAGGAACAAAAGCAGCGTCATCGTAGACTGCTTTTTCCATCGCCTGCATCAACTTAGCTCGTTCTGCTGTGTCGGTGATTGTATTGGCTTTCACCATCATCTCATCAACTTTCGGGTTGCAGTAATTACCGCTGTTATATTGCCCCATACCCGTTTCTTTGTTCGGGCAAGCTGATAGGAACTCAAAGAAGTTGTTGGTATCTTCTGTATCTGAGTGCCAGCCGATCATCATCATATCCGCCGCACGCTCATCAAACGTTGGCCAATACTGTGCTTTTGGCATAGTTTTCAGATCAACCTTAATATTGATCTTAGACAGCATAGACGCCACTGCTTGCGCGATTTTGTCATCGTTCACATAGCGGTTATTAGGTGCCATCATCGTGATGCTAAAGCCATTTTCATAACCTGCTTCTTTCATCAACGCTTTTGCTTTTTTCAGATCATAACGAGGCTTCAGGTCAGGGTTATGACCAAGATAGCCTTCTGGCGAGAACTGAGCACCGGGCGTTGCAAAGCCCTTCATGATCTTTTTAACGATACCTTCCTGATTGATCGCATAGTTGATCGCTTGGCGCACGCGCACATCTTTAAAGGCTTCAACGCGGTCTTGGTTCATCTGGAACGTGATAATACGAGTACCGCTCATAGTAACCAGATCAACCTTATCGCTTGCTTTGATACGGTCGTGATCGGTAGGTGGGACCGGAGCAATAAAATCAACACCGCCAGAAAGCAAAGCTGCCACACGAGTTGGCGCTTCTTTGATTGGCGTTAAGATGATTTTATCAACATTACCCGGAGACTTTGTATCCCAGTATGTGCTATTGCGGTCAAACTCAACTTTAACGCCCTGTTCACGATAGCTGACCGTATAAGGGCCTGTACCTGAAATATTGCGGGACGCAAAAGAGTCACCATGTTTTACCAAAAGATCTTTTGCCTTACCGTTAGCATCTTCACCGGTAAAAAACGCACTATCCATCGGGAACAGGTACGTCATATTGTTAAGCACCAGCGGGAACGGCTCAGCCGTCACCATATCTACGGTGTAATCATCAATGACTTTTAGCTCTTTAAAGGGTGCAAACACACCTTTAAAGTCTGGGGATTCCTGTAAGCGCTTAAAGGTAAAAGCAACATCTTTTGCAG includes:
- a CDS encoding ABC transporter permease, which codes for MTDSTMKMDAPPSTWQRFKESHFWHSFRIDRVAQISFAIFVLYVVMALSASFIAPFDPYDPSQIDILDSEIPPSWDDEGDERFLLGTDAQGRDMLSTILYGTRVSITIGICAVLLQAFLGIVIGLTAGYVGGRVDSLLMRIADIQLSFSTMMVAIIVLAVFQATFGTELYQELAMIMLILVIGIAEWPQYARTIRASVLAEKKKEYVDAARVMGFGRLRIMFRHILPNTLSPILVISTVQIANAIISEASLSFLGLGMPVSQPSLGSLISSGFEYIFSGAWWITVIPGLVLIVLVLVMNLLGDWMRDVLNPKLYKG
- a CDS encoding ABC transporter permease, which encodes MIAFFIKRFFQAVVVMFVISLISFSIQDNLGDPLRELVGQAVSEEERQALRDEMGLNDPFLVQYARFASKAIQGDLGNSYFFKEPALEVILKKFPATMELVIGATLIIVCFSVPVGVYSAIKPNGLFSKVVMGLSIVGISVPVFLTAIGLIYLFAIELGWMPSYGRGETTTILGFWESGFFTADGLMHLVLPSFTLASIMLPLFIRLIRAEMMEVLQSEYVKFAWAKGISPRRIYFLHALKNTMLPVITVGGVQIGTMVAYTILTETVFQWPGMGFLFLEAVNRVDTPLIVAYLIVVGAIFVVTNTLVDLIYGLVNPTVKLAGKK
- a CDS encoding ABC transporter substrate-binding protein, with translation MKKTASLFAGAALAMSILSAQAATLKMAYDADPVSLDPYEQLSGGTLQLSHMTHDPLVRWDRNFGFEARLAEKWERIDDKTMRFHLRKGVKFHSGNDFTAKDVAFTFKRLQESPDFKGVFAPFKELKVIDDYTVDMVTAEPFPLVLNNMTYLFPMDSAFFTGEDANGKAKDLLVKHGDSFASRNISGTGPYTVSYREQGVKVEFDRNSTYWDTKSPGNVDKIILTPIKEAPTRVAALLSGGVDFIAPVPPTDHDRIKASDKVDLVTMSGTRIITFQMNQDRVEAFKDVRVRQAINYAINQEGIVKKIMKGFATPGAQFSPEGYLGHNPDLKPRYDLKKAKALMKEAGYENGFSITMMAPNNRYVNDDKIAQAVASMLSKINIKVDLKTMPKAQYWPTFDERAADMMMIGWHSDTEDTNNFFEFLSACPNKETGMGQYNSGNYCNPKVDEMMVKANTITDTAERAKLMQAMEKAVYDDAAFVPLHWQNLSWGARKGVDIAPIVNGMNFPYLGDLVIKE